ATGTTGACGTGGATCCCCACGCAGTGGCCGACGTTGCGGCCGATCTGTGTCGTCACCGCGGCGCTCCAGTCGCCGCCCTGCGCGCCGTAACGCGCATACCCCAGCCGCGTCATCAGGGTGTCCCAGGCCTGCGCGATCCGCTCGATGCCCCAACCGGTCGACGTGGGCTTGCCGGAGAAGCCGTAGCCGGGCAGCGACGGGCACACCACGTCGAACCCGGCTTGCGTCAACGGCTCGATCACCTTGTGGAATTCGACGACGGATCCGGGCCAGCCGTGCGTGATGAGCAGCGGAAACGCATCGGGCTGCGACGAGCGCTGGTGGATGAAGTGGATGTCGAGCCCGTCGAGTTCGGTGACGTAATGGTCGAAGCGGTTCAGCGCGGCCTCACGGGCCCGCCAGTCGTAGTCGGTGGCCCAGTACTCGGCGAGTTCGCGCGTGTAGTCCAGCGGGATGCCCTGACTCCAGTCGTCGACGGTCTCCGGTTCTGGCCAGCGGGTGCGGCTCAATCGGTTCCTGAGGTCGTCGAGGTCGGCGTCGGGTACGGCGATGCGGAAGGGGCGGATCAACGTGTCGCTCATGGGTCAATACTGCACGGTATGACGCTCAATCAACTTCGGGCTTTCGTCGAAGCGCACCGCCTTGGCTCGTTCACCGCTGCCGCCGATGCGCTGGCTGTCGCCCAGGCGTCGGTCTCCGAGCTGGTGCGTCGTCTCGAAGAAGAGCTCGACGCTCAGTTGTTCGTCCGTGGCAGCCGAAAGCTCGCGCTCACCGCGGCAGGTCAAGAGCTGTTGCCGTATGCGGAGCAGGCCGTCCACGCGGCCGATGGTGGCGTGCACGCGGTGCGGTCACTCGGCTCGCTCGGTGGCGGAACCGCAACCTTCGGTATGCCCCGCAATGCGGACTACTACTTGCTGTCGAGTCTGGTCCAGACCTTTCACATGCGCTATCCCGCGGTACGGGTGCGGTTGGTCGGCCAGAACTCCGCCGAGACCGCCGCGGCGATACAGGCCGGCGAGATCGAAGCGGGGATGCTCATCCTGCCGATCGACGACGAGGATCTCACGGTTCGCCCGTTGCTGCGCGACGAGGTCTTCTACGTGACGGCAGATCCGGCACGCGCCGCGAAACCCGTTACGATTCAACAGTTCTCTGAGGCCGACCTGGTGCTCTACGACGCCCATTACGGCTGGAAGGATCCGACGCGCCGTCAATTGGCGGAGCGTGCACAACTGGCGGGTCTGCGGTTGGAGCCGATGATCGAGATCGAACACGTCGAGGCCGCGCTGAAATTGGCCGCAGGCAGGGTGGGCGACACGATCGCGAGCGGTGCGGTCATCGACAGCGATGCGTTCCCGGCCGCCCTGTACACCGCACCGTTCGCCGAGCCGTTGTACGACGTGATCGCCCTTGCGCAGCATCGCGCTCGCCCGCTGTCCAATGCCACCCGTGAGTTCGCACGCCTCGCCGAGGACACCATTCGCGAGTTGCACATCCAATCTGAGCTGTCCGGCCGCAACGAAGTTGCCCCGCTGATTGCGCGTCGAGCGCGCTGAACCAGCATCTATAGGGTTATCCTTCGGTTCATGCAGGAGTTGCCCATCTAGTCCTTTGTCTGATTTCGGCATACCGTCGCCGGCATGCAGATCACGACCGATGAAGCTCGCACCCTCGGCCCTCTCACCTGGCTGAAGAAGCCCGCAGTCGATGGCCCGCCTGCGCAACGCGATCCGAAGGTCGTCGAGCGCGTGTCGCAGATGCTGCTGGACATCGAACGCAGAGGCCTCGACGCGGTGCGTGCCTACGCCCAAGAGCTCGACAGGTGGTCGGGCCCGCTCGAGATCGGCGCCGACGAACTGCGCAGGAGCGGCGACGCCCTCCCGGCCGATGTACGTGAGGCGCTGGAGCTCGGCTACGAGCGCACCAACCGGTTCGCGGTCGCACAACGTGCGCGGCTGACCGACTTCGAGATCGAACTCGCGCCGGGAGTGACCGGAGGCGTTCAGTATGTGCCCGTCAACCGGGTGGGGGCCTACTTGCCCGCCGGGCGTTTCCCGCTTCTGGCCAGCGCCTTCATGACTGTCGGCGTCGCCAAGGCAGCCGGTGTTCCCACGGTGCTGGCGTGCACACCGCCGTCGGGTGAGCACGGTGCCCACCCCGCGGTTCTGTACGGGGCCTACCTGTCGCACGCTGACTCGGTCTTCGCCGTAGGCGGTGTACAGGCTCTGGGCGCCATGGCATTCGGGCTCATCGGCGACGGTCCGGTCGACATGCTCGTCGGCGCGGGGAACGCATTCGTCACCGAAGCCAAACGTCAGCTGTTCGGCCGGGTCGGAATCGACCTGCTCGCGGGCCCGTCCGAAGTCGCCGTGCTCGCCGACGAGACGGCAGATCCGGAATGGGTCGCCGCCGATCTGCTGGGTCAGGCCGAGCACGGCCCGAACTCTCCGGCCGCCCTGATCACGACGTCGGATGTGTTGGGCCGAAAAGTGATCGAGGCCATCGACCGGCAGCTTGAGACGTTGGCGACCCGTGCGGTCGCCGGGCCGGCGTGGCGCGATTTCGGATCGGTGATCGTCGCCTCTGATGCCGAGCAGGCCGCGGCGATCGCCGATGTCCTCGGGCCCGAGCATCTCGAAGTGCAGACCGCTGACGACGACTACTTCCTCAAGCGGCTGCGCAACTACGGGTCCCTGTTCCTGGGCAGGTGGAGCACCGTCGCATACTCCGACAAGGGCATCGCCGGCACCAACCACGTGCTGCCGACCGGTAAGACGGCGCGCTACAACGCCGGCCTCTCGGTGTCGCGATTCGTCAAACCGCTGACGTACCAGCGCGCGGCCCGTGAGGCGACCGCTGAACTGGCACCCGCGGTCGAGCGTATCTCGGCATTCGAAGGACTGGCTGCGCATGAGGCAACGGCCACGATCAGAATCGAAGAGATCGGTCGTGACTCAGCGGTTTTCGACGGTACACCCGCGGCGAGCCGCCGATGAAGGGACGGTATGGGTGAACAGGAAGCTACGCGTCTCGGCGGTCACGCCCGACATCGTGATCGGTGATCTCGATGAGAACCTCGCACGGTTGCGCAGTGCGCTGCGGACCGTCGAGTGGACCCGCCCGCACCTGGCGGTGTTGCCCGAGCTTGCGACGAGCGGGTATGTGTTCACCGACATCGACGAGGCCCGAAAGCTGTCATTGCGCGCCGACGACGCGCGGTTGACCGCACTGGCCGATGACGTTCCTGCGGGTTGTGTCGCCGTGGTGGGCTTCGCGGAGGCCGACGGTGACACGCTGTACAACTCGGCCATCGTCATCGGTGAGGGCAGGATTGTCGGTACCTACCGCAAAGCGCACCTGTGGGCGGCCGAGCCCGAGTTCTTCGCGACCGGCGCCGAAGCGGGGACGGTCATCGACACCCCGATCTGCCGGCTCGGGGTCGCGATCTGTTACGACAACGAATTCCCCGAGCTGCCAAGACGACTCGCCCTCCGCGGAGCCGAGGTGCTGGCCCTGCCGGTGAACTGGCCGCTGGTGGACCGCCCGGAGGGTGAGCATGCCCCAGAAACCATTCAGGCCATGGCTGCCGCGCGGTCGTCGCAACTGGCGATCGTGATCGCCGACCGCCGCGGGACGGAGCGTGGTGTCCGGTGGACCGGCGGAACCGCTGTGATCGGCCCGGACGGCTGGATCAAGGCAACGCCACAGGGCGACGAGACAATCGTGACAGCCGTCCTGGATTTGACCGACAGCAAGGCGATCGGCGATCTCAACGACGCACTGGCCGATCGCCGACCCGACCTGTACGGCGACCTTGTCGAATCTCGCTTGGCCGCAACCGACATCCCTGACTAGGAACGAGATCTCATGGCCACCGACTCTGCATCGGTCGAATCGAAGTCGATCGATTGGATTCCGCTCGGCGAGCGCCGCGGCAAGCCCGCGATGCTGTTTCCGCTGTGGTTCATGTCGAATGCGAATCTCACCACCCTCGCGACGGGCATGGTGGGTGCGGCCCTCGGCGCGTCGTTCCTGACGTCGTTGGTGGCCATCGTGCTCGGCGCTGCCGTTGGGACGGTGTTCACCGCGTTCCACTCTGCGCAGGGCCCACAGTTGGGGCTGCCGCAGATGATTCAGTCGCGAGCGCAGTTCGGGTATCGCGGCGTTGTGGTGATCTGCGCTGTCGTGATCTTCAGCATCGTGGGCTTCAACATCTTCAACCAGATCCTCGCCGGTGATGTGCTCACCATGACCACCGGTGTCGACGCCCGCAATCTGTGGTTCGTACTCATCACCGCTCTTGCGCTCGTCCTCGCGATCTACGGCTACCACTGGATCCACCGCGTCCAGAACTGGCTCACCTGGCTGTTTTTGGCGACTTTCGGGGTGTTCACGGTCGTGGCGCTCGTCACGCTGCACCTGCCGCACGGGCAGTTCGGCTTCGCCGGGTTCAGCTGGCCGGCCTTCCTCGTCCAGTTCGCCGCCGCCGCGGCCTACGCCCTGGGCTGGGCCCCGTATGTCTCCGATTACTCCCGGTATCTGCCGCCGCAGACCAGCCCGGGCAAGGCGCTGTTCTACACGTACGGCGGGGTGTTCGTCGGTAGTTCCTGGCTGATGATCCTGGGGGCGTTCGTCGCAGCGCTGTTCGCCGACGTCTCACCGCTTGAGGCGGTCAAGCAGGCAGCCGACGGCATCCTGCCGGGTGCGGGTCTGTGGCTGCTCGTGGCGGCGCTGCCGGGCCTGGTCACGGTCATCACGGTCAACATCTACGCGTCGTCGATCGAGCTGATCACGATCATCGACTCGTTCCGTGCGGTGTCGCCGACCCGGCGGCTCAGGGTCGGCGCATGCGTGGTGATCGGCTTGGCCGGCTTACTGGGCGCAGTACTGAGCACCGGCGAGTTCCTCGACAACTTCAGCAGTTTCCTGGTGATCCTGTTGTACCTGCTGGTGCCGTGGACTTCGGTGAACCTGGTCGATTACTACCTCGTCCGCCGCGGACGCTATGCCATCCGCGAGATCTTCGTGCCACGGGGCGGCGTGTACGGCACCTGGGGGTGGCGAGGCCTGGCCGCCTACGCGATCGGAATCATCGCGATGATCCCGTTTGTGGTCACCGTCTGGTACACGGGTCCGGTCGCCAAGGCTCTCGACGACGTCGACATCGCGCTGTTCGTCGGGTTGTTCGCGTCCGCCGTCGCCTATCTTCTGATGGCGAGATCTCTCGATCTGGCCGGAGAACAGGCCAAGGCGCAACATGATGCCCATGAGCACGGTTTCGAGGCGGTGAGCTTCGCGTCGCCCAGGACCGGCGATCAGGGTATCTGACGCAACCGCCGGGCTTTCGACACGGCCTCGTGCCTGCTATGGGCGCCGAGTTTGCTTGACGCACTGCGCAGATAGCTCTTGACGGTTTCCGGTTTGAGCGAAAGACGTTGAGCTGCCTCCGCGTTGGTGCAGCCCAAGGCGATCTGCGAGAGCACGTCGACCTCGCGCGCGGTGAGCGGCGTGGCCGTCGGGGCGTCACCGGACAGTGCGCAGACCAACCGGTCGGCCAGCTCTCCGAGCTGAGCGGCGAGCGGCTGGGACGCGCCCGAGGCAATTCTGCGCAGGTCGGCGTGGACCTCGCGGATCTGCTCGGCATCGGCGGGCTGATCGGTGAAGTTGGCGAGCTGGGCCTCACGCATGCGCATCCGGCGGTCGACCTCGTCGCGGATGCGCAGTTCCTCGCTCAGCCGGCGGGCCGAGTCCACCATCGCGGCGGCGGTGCGGTCACCGATCGGGGCGCTCGTGCGGTAGGCGCCGTAGAGCACGGCGCGCGCCTTGCCCTCGACCACCACAGGAACCGCGAGGATCGAGCGGATGCCCTCGGTGAGCACGGGCTCGTCGTAGTCGTGGGTGATGTTCGACGACCGCCGGTAGTCGGCCACCGAGATGGGGCGACGTGCCACCACCGTGGCCCCGCCCAGACCCGCGCTCGGACGCACCGCGAGTCCGCGCATGGCCGCGGTCCGCGTGCCGAAGAACTCCGTGAGCAGCAACGTCCCGTCGTGCACCTCGCCGCCGAACGTCAAAGGCAGCCCGGTGGTGCCTGCCATCTGGCGAAGTTCGGCGCGTACGGCGTCGGCGTCACGTGGCCGCAACAGCGGCGAGCGCATGCGGTCACCCTCTTTCGGGGGTAGCGGTCGGACAACTGTGACGTAGAGCATAGCTGTCATGAGTAGTAACGCCGACCTCTACCGTTCTGCCCGTGATCAGCTCGTCGCGACGATCGCCGACTACGAGAAGGCCGTCGAGACGTTTGCGTTTCCGGAGCTGACCGGCACTTTCAACTGGGCGATCGACTGGTTCGACGCGATCGCCCGAGGCAATGACCGCACCGCGCTGTGGATCGTCGAGGAGGACGGTTCCGAGACGCAGGTGAGTTTCGCTGACATGGCGCAGCGGTCCGACCGGGTCGCGACGTGGTTGCAGGCCCTCGGTGTGGGCAAGGGCGACCGCGTGATCCTCATGCTCGGCAACCAGGTCGAGCTGTGGGAGGCCATGCTCGGTATCGCCAAGCTCGGCGCCGTGATCATGCCGACCACGGGGGCGCTGGGCCCGGCGGATCTCGCGGACCGCATCGCGCGCGGCGGCGCCCGGTTCGTGATCGCCAACGCGGCCGACACCGACAAGTTCGCATCGGTCGAGGGCGACTACGTGCGCATCGTGGTGGGCGGGGCCGTGGAGGGCTGGCATGCCTACGCCGACGCCTCCTCGGTCGAGGCGCAGCCGTTCGAGACGGTCACCACCGTCGACGACACCATGCTGATCTACTTCACCTCCGGCACCACCAGCAAGCCCAAGCTGGTCGGGCATTCGCAGGTCAGCTACCCGGTGGGGCATCTGTCCACCATGGCGTGGATCGGCGTGAAGCCCGGTGACGTGCATCTGGCGATCAGCTCGCCGGGCTGGGCCAAGCACGCGTGGAGTTGCTTCTTCGCGCCGTGGATCGCCGAGGCGACGATCTTCGTCTACAACTACCGCCGCTTCGACGCGCCGTCGTTGCTCGACCAGTTGCGCCGCGCCAGGGTCA
This genomic window from Mycolicibacterium goodii contains:
- a CDS encoding purine-cytosine permease family protein, yielding MATDSASVESKSIDWIPLGERRGKPAMLFPLWFMSNANLTTLATGMVGAALGASFLTSLVAIVLGAAVGTVFTAFHSAQGPQLGLPQMIQSRAQFGYRGVVVICAVVIFSIVGFNIFNQILAGDVLTMTTGVDARNLWFVLITALALVLAIYGYHWIHRVQNWLTWLFLATFGVFTVVALVTLHLPHGQFGFAGFSWPAFLVQFAAAAAYALGWAPYVSDYSRYLPPQTSPGKALFYTYGGVFVGSSWLMILGAFVAALFADVSPLEAVKQAADGILPGAGLWLLVAALPGLVTVITVNIYASSIELITIIDSFRAVSPTRRLRVGACVVIGLAGLLGAVLSTGEFLDNFSSFLVILLYLLVPWTSVNLVDYYLVRRGRYAIREIFVPRGGVYGTWGWRGLAAYAIGIIAMIPFVVTVWYTGPVAKALDDVDIALFVGLFASAVAYLLMARSLDLAGEQAKAQHDAHEHGFEAVSFASPRTGDQGI
- a CDS encoding nitrilase-related carbon-nitrogen hydrolase; this translates as MNRKLRVSAVTPDIVIGDLDENLARLRSALRTVEWTRPHLAVLPELATSGYVFTDIDEARKLSLRADDARLTALADDVPAGCVAVVGFAEADGDTLYNSAIVIGEGRIVGTYRKAHLWAAEPEFFATGAEAGTVIDTPICRLGVAICYDNEFPELPRRLALRGAEVLALPVNWPLVDRPEGEHAPETIQAMAAARSSQLAIVIADRRGTERGVRWTGGTAVIGPDGWIKATPQGDETIVTAVLDLTDSKAIGDLNDALADRRPDLYGDLVESRLAATDIPD
- the hisD gene encoding histidinol dehydrogenase, which encodes MQITTDEARTLGPLTWLKKPAVDGPPAQRDPKVVERVSQMLLDIERRGLDAVRAYAQELDRWSGPLEIGADELRRSGDALPADVREALELGYERTNRFAVAQRARLTDFEIELAPGVTGGVQYVPVNRVGAYLPAGRFPLLASAFMTVGVAKAAGVPTVLACTPPSGEHGAHPAVLYGAYLSHADSVFAVGGVQALGAMAFGLIGDGPVDMLVGAGNAFVTEAKRQLFGRVGIDLLAGPSEVAVLADETADPEWVAADLLGQAEHGPNSPAALITTSDVLGRKVIEAIDRQLETLATRAVAGPAWRDFGSVIVASDAEQAAAIADVLGPEHLEVQTADDDYFLKRLRNYGSLFLGRWSTVAYSDKGIAGTNHVLPTGKTARYNAGLSVSRFVKPLTYQRAAREATAELAPAVERISAFEGLAAHEATATIRIEEIGRDSAVFDGTPAASRR
- a CDS encoding epoxide hydrolase family protein; this encodes MSDTLIRPFRIAVPDADLDDLRNRLSRTRWPEPETVDDWSQGIPLDYTRELAEYWATDYDWRAREAALNRFDHYVTELDGLDIHFIHQRSSQPDAFPLLITHGWPGSVVEFHKVIEPLTQAGFDVVCPSLPGYGFSGKPTSTGWGIERIAQAWDTLMTRLGYARYGAQGGDWSAAVTTQIGRNVGHCVGIHVNMPIASPPPDRPGETSEELQQTLERLHYYRTQDSGYMRQQSTRPQTLGYGLVDSPVGQLAWIVEKFWSWMDCDGHPENVLSREELLDNVMLYWTTASATSSARLYWESGKAFGNGEYVSLPTGIASFPEEILRSPRSWCEKVYNVTHFTTMPRGGHFAAFEQPELFVDDVRAFFDTVR
- a CDS encoding AMP-binding protein, coding for MSSNADLYRSARDQLVATIADYEKAVETFAFPELTGTFNWAIDWFDAIARGNDRTALWIVEEDGSETQVSFADMAQRSDRVATWLQALGVGKGDRVILMLGNQVELWEAMLGIAKLGAVIMPTTGALGPADLADRIARGGARFVIANAADTDKFASVEGDYVRIVVGGAVEGWHAYADASSVEAQPFETVTTVDDTMLIYFTSGTTSKPKLVGHSQVSYPVGHLSTMAWIGVKPGDVHLAISSPGWAKHAWSCFFAPWIAEATIFVYNYRRFDAPSLLDQLRRARVNTFCAPPTVWRMLIQADLGTRPEGLREILGAGEPLNPDVIAQVEKAWGLTIRDGFGQTETTLQIGNTPGQPVKPGSMGRPMPGVPVVLVDPISGKPADEGEICLDLSKRPRNLMTGYLGDPERNEAVMAGGFYHTGDVASRDADGYITYIGRTDDVFKSSDYKVSPFELESVLIEHPAVVEAAVVPQPDDTRLTVPKAYVALAEGWEPNADTAKAVMEYARDHLAPYLKVRRVEFFDLPKTISGKIRRVELRKREDEAHQTGKQIATEYRYEDLLG
- a CDS encoding helix-turn-helix transcriptional regulator, producing MRSPLLRPRDADAVRAELRQMAGTTGLPLTFGGEVHDGTLLLTEFFGTRTAAMRGLAVRPSAGLGGATVVARRPISVADYRRSSNITHDYDEPVLTEGIRSILAVPVVVEGKARAVLYGAYRTSAPIGDRTAAAMVDSARRLSEELRIRDEVDRRMRMREAQLANFTDQPADAEQIREVHADLRRIASGASQPLAAQLGELADRLVCALSGDAPTATPLTAREVDVLSQIALGCTNAEAAQRLSLKPETVKSYLRSASSKLGAHSRHEAVSKARRLRQIP
- a CDS encoding LysR family transcriptional regulator, which gives rise to MTLNQLRAFVEAHRLGSFTAAADALAVAQASVSELVRRLEEELDAQLFVRGSRKLALTAAGQELLPYAEQAVHAADGGVHAVRSLGSLGGGTATFGMPRNADYYLLSSLVQTFHMRYPAVRVRLVGQNSAETAAAIQAGEIEAGMLILPIDDEDLTVRPLLRDEVFYVTADPARAAKPVTIQQFSEADLVLYDAHYGWKDPTRRQLAERAQLAGLRLEPMIEIEHVEAALKLAAGRVGDTIASGAVIDSDAFPAALYTAPFAEPLYDVIALAQHRARPLSNATREFARLAEDTIRELHIQSELSGRNEVAPLIARRAR